TCGACGGCGACATCGCCGTCAACCCCCGCGGCGGGCTCCTCGGCTGTGGCCACCCGCTCGGCGCGACCGGCGTCTCCCAGGCGCTGGAGGTGTACAATCAGTTCCGCGGCACCGTCGAATCGGAGCGGCAGGTGCCCGACCCCGAAAACGGCCTGATCCACAACCTCAGCGGGAGCGCCTCGGTGCATAGCGTGATGACTCTCTCGCGGGAGCGACCGTAACAATGACCGAAAACGACATCGACACCGACGCGGACAACGATACCGGCGCGGACGCCGGCGCGGCCGTCACCGACGGCGGCCGCGACGTCGTCGAACTGCCCGACCAGATCGAACTGCCCCGGCTCTTGGACTTCTACGAGCTCCAGACCGAGGACACAACGAAGATCGCGGAGTTCTACGACAACCTCCGCGAGGGCCAGCTGACGACGACCGAGTGCCAGGACTGCGGCGAGATCCACTTCCCGCCGCGGATCGTCTGTCCCGAGTGCCAAAGCGAGGACCTGGAGTACGTCGACCTCCCTCACGAGGGCGAGCTGTTCGCGTTCTCGACGGTCCGGGCCGGCGCGCCGATGGGGATGGAAGACGAGGTCCCGTTCGTGATCGGCATCGTCGACCTCGGTCCGGTGCAGCTCTCGGCCCACGTCGCCGACGCGGAGTACGACGACCTCTCGATCGGCGATCCCGTGGAGATGAAGGTC
This is a stretch of genomic DNA from Halobellus sp. MBLA0158. It encodes these proteins:
- a CDS encoding Zn-ribbon domain-containing OB-fold protein, which codes for MTENDIDTDADNDTGADAGAAVTDGGRDVVELPDQIELPRLLDFYELQTEDTTKIAEFYDNLREGQLTTTECQDCGEIHFPPRIVCPECQSEDLEYVDLPHEGELFAFSTVRAGAPMGMEDEVPFVIGIVDLGPVQLSAHVADAEYDDLSIGDPVEMKVVEIDGPVDHERVFYRFTPKES